One window of the Reyranella humidisoli genome contains the following:
- a CDS encoding serine hydrolase domain-containing protein has translation MSASASSDLDAACAAFAEQERIPGLAAGIVQEGRLVHVTALGVADREAGRRVEAGTAFRIASMTKNMTALAILSLRDRGKLQLDAPLEQYVPQFAAVKPATRDSAPVTLRHLLTHTAGFVTDDPWGDRVLGMSSAELDRVIATGHLFARPPGLAFEYSNLGYALLGRVLTNVSGEPYQAYMRRTFLEPLGMVGTTFDAPAAAKGDYAWGYRLDGDVWSRERIEPDGEVGAMGGLATTVPDYARYVSFLLDAWPARDDPETGPARRSSIREMVLWHAPPFVADPLPGARTPQPSAYGYGLTHSSDALLGMRIHHAGGLPGYGSHVLMLPERGWGVFAFGNRTYAPMSRLTLQIAEMLHEASPPLPVAPPSPALVRAIDAVVAAYASGRIEGGDRPFAVNFLLDTPARLRDAELASLRARLGEGRLERIEPVHALAGRFVLACAKGRLNGTIALSPEADSGIQKLILSPAGAD, from the coding sequence ATGTCAGCCAGTGCCTCCAGCGACCTCGACGCGGCCTGCGCCGCCTTTGCCGAACAGGAACGGATTCCGGGTCTCGCCGCCGGCATCGTCCAGGAGGGCCGCCTCGTCCACGTGACGGCGCTTGGCGTCGCCGACCGCGAAGCCGGCCGGCGTGTGGAGGCAGGGACGGCCTTCCGGATCGCCTCGATGACCAAGAACATGACCGCTCTGGCGATCCTGTCGCTGCGCGACCGGGGCAAGCTGCAGCTCGACGCGCCGCTGGAGCAGTACGTGCCGCAGTTCGCCGCGGTGAAGCCCGCGACACGGGATAGCGCGCCGGTCACGCTCCGCCACCTGCTCACCCATACGGCGGGCTTCGTGACGGACGATCCTTGGGGCGATCGCGTGCTGGGCATGAGCTCGGCCGAGCTCGACCGGGTGATCGCGACCGGCCATCTGTTCGCCCGGCCGCCCGGCCTCGCCTTCGAGTACAGCAACCTGGGCTATGCGCTGCTGGGCCGGGTTCTGACGAACGTGAGCGGCGAGCCCTACCAGGCCTATATGCGCCGCACCTTCCTCGAGCCGCTCGGCATGGTCGGCACGACTTTCGACGCGCCCGCGGCGGCCAAGGGTGACTATGCATGGGGCTATCGGCTGGATGGCGACGTGTGGTCACGCGAGCGCATCGAGCCGGACGGGGAGGTCGGAGCGATGGGCGGCCTCGCGACCACCGTGCCCGACTATGCGCGCTACGTGTCGTTCCTGCTCGACGCCTGGCCGGCGCGCGACGATCCGGAGACCGGGCCGGCCCGCCGGTCGAGTATCCGCGAGATGGTGCTGTGGCACGCGCCGCCCTTCGTGGCCGACCCGCTGCCCGGCGCGCGCACCCCGCAGCCGAGCGCCTACGGCTACGGTCTCACCCATTCCAGCGACGCGCTGCTCGGCATGCGGATTCATCATGCCGGGGGCCTGCCCGGCTATGGCTCGCATGTGCTGATGCTGCCGGAACGCGGCTGGGGCGTCTTCGCCTTCGGCAATCGCACCTACGCGCCGATGTCGAGGCTCACCCTGCAGATCGCCGAAATGCTGCACGAAGCGTCGCCACCGCTCCCTGTCGCACCACCATCGCCGGCGCTGGTGCGTGCCATCGATGCGGTCGTCGCGGCCTACGCGTCGGGTCGCATCGAAGGAGGCGACCGGCCGTTCGCGGTGAACTTCCTGCTCGACACCCCGGCCCGCCTGCGCGACGCCGAGCTTGCGTCCCTGAGGGCGCGCCTGGGCGAGGGACGTCTCGAGCGGATCGAGCCTGTCCATGCGCTGGCCGGCCGCTTCGTCCTTGCCTGCGCGAAGGGCCGCCTGAACGGCACGATCGCGCTGTCGCCGGAAGCCGATTCCGGGATCCAGAAGCTGATCCTGTCTCCTGCGGGCGCCGATTAA
- a CDS encoding multicopper oxidase domain-containing protein, with protein sequence MQELQRRGLLVGATAAVSMLGTAAPTSEAEAQPQPPSPARAELREPVVLTSRDGVLEVRLSAGQGEVKLDTVARPVKNFLLLNYELVRGTASDGRKSGKNLYPAPTLQVFPGERLIVHFENGLSGLTIRDFYNPAYVANDKTVPIYPEQLAESPLNLHTHGLHVSPKGNADNVMLHMAAGTSNTFTYDIPKAHPQGSYWYHSHLHMLTTAHVYFGMVGLLAIGRLDGGLPIVTEKRIPIRNMMLQYNYVFDRAGGSAQLNNPYWPQFVSTITPPKEGELAKGTYRPLMTPTNFTETSKGTRYATIWYAGPLSINNRRGAFQYIPTNLMSFRAADGRTDMDMPADPALPDDKRDMQFTVNGQFQPVVRSKPGQTEIWVLSNVSDIAYINVQLTETATGRHPPIAIVGQDGEPYGAVEHPPTHNGTRLLIPPASRFAIAVTMPAKGDLILEMPDRGGGARTMTMPGILYTNDGSENPPAVLGSLTVLPSAISYADGFFVFPTQVLARATAPQGSGPGVTVPFAKGQKLGGRTPFTDLSRVPADVTRKIMIKGGFLNDLVTKSDAKSFTYAFDGAAFPNMPLIQARLNSIEEWQFLNHNNDEHPIHVHVNDFQVTAYHDPTVGLRTGPDQFFVDNANVPAPVMMPDETVVQPGYMAMRTRFDDFIGLYVMHCHRLNHEDNGLMALVNVIPAVSAYAVVVTGGGGKATTVRVLDGNGDRPIATVTPFPGYEGSVSVALGDLDGDGVLDLVVGAGKDHAPEIVAYAGKIQAGKAAYSTELARFQAFGSDARGGISVAAAQIDGETSDNIIVGSGPGIASEIKVYGAKLPKTGTVPPLFTSFAPFAGDSSGVTLATGFVDFSTGRNSIVAAPGPGSTAEVKVFVLPLLKQIGGTPVTSPQPATTVSFKPFGDDHRGGVSLATGWLAGNLGGAKRIIVGQLADGAQVKVYSSGSALDGGPAMYLHNPAHHHHTEFREIASFAPFEGTGGVRVATTSTTTGAELLVSGVSAQGVAGVARYDFTRPDPKATTLQAVKLGDVAAAGTAGNTPAALAGD encoded by the coding sequence ATGCAGGAACTCCAACGACGCGGGCTGCTCGTCGGCGCCACGGCCGCCGTGTCGATGTTGGGTACCGCCGCACCGACGTCCGAAGCGGAAGCACAGCCCCAGCCGCCAAGCCCGGCCAGGGCGGAATTGCGCGAGCCGGTCGTTCTGACCTCCAGGGACGGCGTGCTCGAAGTCAGGCTTTCGGCGGGCCAAGGCGAGGTGAAGCTCGATACGGTCGCCCGGCCCGTGAAGAACTTCCTGCTGCTCAACTATGAGCTCGTGCGCGGGACGGCCTCCGACGGACGGAAATCGGGCAAGAACCTCTATCCCGCCCCTACGCTGCAGGTCTTCCCGGGCGAACGCCTGATCGTTCATTTCGAGAACGGCCTGAGCGGCCTCACCATCCGCGATTTCTACAACCCGGCCTATGTCGCCAACGACAAGACGGTGCCGATCTACCCAGAGCAGCTCGCGGAGTCGCCCCTCAACCTGCACACGCACGGCCTGCACGTAAGTCCCAAGGGCAACGCCGACAACGTGATGCTGCACATGGCGGCGGGTACGTCGAACACCTTCACCTACGACATCCCGAAAGCACACCCGCAGGGCTCCTACTGGTATCACAGCCACCTGCACATGCTGACGACGGCGCATGTCTACTTCGGCATGGTCGGCCTGCTGGCGATCGGCCGTCTCGATGGCGGCCTGCCGATCGTCACCGAAAAGCGCATCCCGATCCGCAACATGATGCTGCAGTACAATTACGTGTTCGACCGCGCCGGGGGCAGCGCGCAGCTCAACAACCCCTACTGGCCGCAATTCGTCAGCACGATCACGCCGCCCAAGGAGGGCGAGCTGGCCAAGGGCACCTACCGTCCGCTGATGACGCCCACGAATTTCACCGAGACGAGCAAGGGCACGCGATACGCCACCATCTGGTACGCAGGCCCGCTCTCGATCAACAACCGGCGCGGCGCATTCCAGTACATCCCGACCAACCTGATGAGCTTCAGGGCGGCGGATGGGCGCACCGACATGGACATGCCGGCGGATCCCGCGCTGCCCGACGACAAGCGCGACATGCAGTTCACGGTGAACGGGCAGTTCCAGCCGGTCGTCAGGAGCAAGCCTGGCCAGACCGAGATCTGGGTGCTCTCGAACGTGAGCGACATCGCCTACATCAACGTGCAGCTCACCGAGACGGCGACCGGCCGTCATCCGCCGATCGCCATCGTCGGCCAGGACGGCGAACCCTACGGCGCGGTGGAACATCCGCCGACCCACAACGGCACGCGCCTGCTGATCCCGCCGGCCAGCCGCTTCGCCATTGCCGTGACCATGCCGGCCAAGGGCGATCTCATCCTGGAGATGCCGGACCGCGGCGGCGGCGCCCGGACGATGACCATGCCGGGCATCCTCTACACCAACGACGGCAGCGAAAATCCGCCGGCAGTGCTGGGCAGCCTCACCGTGCTGCCCTCGGCGATCAGCTACGCCGACGGGTTTTTCGTGTTCCCGACCCAGGTGCTGGCGCGCGCGACGGCACCGCAAGGATCGGGGCCCGGCGTGACGGTGCCATTCGCCAAGGGCCAGAAGCTGGGCGGCCGCACGCCCTTCACCGACCTCTCGCGCGTGCCCGCCGACGTGACGCGCAAGATCATGATCAAGGGCGGCTTCCTCAACGACTTGGTCACCAAGTCCGACGCCAAGTCCTTCACCTACGCCTTCGATGGCGCCGCCTTCCCCAACATGCCCCTGATACAGGCGCGGCTGAACTCGATCGAGGAATGGCAGTTCCTGAACCACAACAATGACGAGCACCCGATCCACGTGCACGTGAATGACTTCCAGGTGACGGCCTATCACGATCCGACGGTTGGCCTGCGGACCGGCCCGGACCAGTTCTTCGTCGACAATGCCAACGTGCCGGCGCCGGTCATGATGCCCGACGAGACCGTCGTGCAACCGGGCTACATGGCGATGCGCACCCGCTTCGATGACTTCATCGGCCTCTATGTGATGCACTGCCATCGCCTCAACCACGAGGACAACGGGCTGATGGCGCTGGTCAACGTGATCCCCGCCGTCTCCGCCTATGCGGTCGTCGTGACGGGCGGCGGCGGCAAGGCCACCACGGTGCGGGTGCTCGACGGCAACGGCGACAGGCCGATCGCCACCGTAACGCCCTTCCCCGGCTACGAAGGCAGCGTCAGCGTCGCGCTGGGCGACCTCGACGGTGACGGCGTGCTCGACCTGGTGGTCGGCGCCGGCAAGGACCATGCGCCGGAGATCGTTGCCTATGCAGGCAAGATTCAAGCCGGCAAGGCCGCCTACTCGACCGAACTGGCGCGCTTCCAGGCCTTCGGCTCCGATGCGCGCGGAGGCATCAGCGTGGCCGCCGCGCAGATCGACGGCGAGACGTCCGACAACATCATCGTGGGTTCCGGCCCCGGCATCGCGAGCGAGATCAAGGTCTACGGCGCCAAATTGCCGAAGACCGGCACGGTGCCACCACTCTTCACGTCCTTTGCGCCTTTTGCCGGCGATTCCTCCGGCGTCACCCTCGCCACCGGCTTCGTCGACTTCTCGACGGGTCGCAACAGCATCGTCGCGGCGCCTGGCCCGGGAAGCACCGCGGAGGTGAAGGTGTTCGTCCTCCCGCTGCTGAAGCAGATCGGCGGCACGCCAGTCACGTCACCGCAGCCGGCGACCACCGTCAGCTTCAAGCCGTTCGGCGACGACCATCGCGGCGGCGTCTCGCTGGCGACCGGCTGGCTGGCGGGCAATCTCGGCGGCGCCAAGCGCATCATCGTCGGACAACTCGCCGACGGCGCCCAGGTGAAAGTCTACTCCAGCGGATCGGCACTCGATGGCGGTCCTGCGATGTACCTGCACAATCCCGCACATCATCATCACACCGAATTCCGAGAGATCGCGAGCTTCGCGCCGTTCGAGGGAACCGGCGGCGTGCGCGTGGCCACAACCAGCACCACCACCGGCGCCGAGCTTCTTGTGAGCGGCGTCTCGGCGCAGGGCGTGGCAGGCGTCGCGAGGTACGACTTCACCCGTCCCGACCCAAAGGCGACGACGTTGCAGGCCGTGAAACTCGGAGATGTCGCTGCGGCGGGGACCGCCGGCAACACGCCGGCGGCACTCGCCGGCGACTGA
- a CDS encoding glycoside hydrolase family 108 protein has protein sequence MLPLVAIATAVIPDLIRLLAGDKAEKIARTVETVVADTTGTSDAAQARILLEADPALAVQLREKLAAIALEETRLQNEREASARAAQLQSETAQRQHALEVLRSQLEADRIRRDQQFNEQQAQVRLALEQTASARSLQMDLVKAGNPLQWAPAAVSIIVTLLFAGALLLMLFYEPPPLPQGQTDRFKELINICIGALVAGFSTVISYWLGSSLGSREKDTSNQRLQAAQSAQTSQQIDIVSRQVRASEEARQRPAEPTAPPIPKGETFDSCLTLVLGAEGGFVNDPRDSGGATKYGITQETLTAWRRSRDPGAIVNEEHVRQLKIEEAKEIYRSRYWNVLRCDDLPKGVDLLVFDLGVNAGPARSAKILQDVLGVEQDGSIGPVTLNGLNTCAPDKIIREFSAKRLEFYRSLEEDFKVFGVGWTNRTKSMLDAALAMAMAAAR, from the coding sequence ATGCTGCCACTCGTCGCCATTGCCACGGCCGTCATTCCCGACCTGATCAGGCTGCTGGCCGGGGACAAGGCCGAAAAGATCGCCAGAACGGTGGAGACGGTCGTCGCCGACACCACCGGCACCAGCGATGCCGCCCAGGCAAGGATATTGCTCGAGGCCGATCCCGCCCTTGCGGTGCAGTTGCGCGAGAAGCTGGCGGCCATCGCGCTGGAAGAGACCCGCCTGCAGAACGAGCGCGAGGCGTCGGCGCGGGCAGCGCAGCTCCAGTCGGAGACGGCGCAAAGGCAGCACGCGCTCGAGGTCCTGCGGTCTCAGCTCGAAGCGGATCGGATCCGCCGCGACCAGCAGTTCAACGAGCAGCAGGCGCAGGTCAGGCTGGCACTGGAACAGACCGCCAGCGCACGCTCGCTTCAGATGGATCTCGTCAAGGCCGGCAATCCCCTCCAATGGGCGCCGGCCGCCGTCTCCATCATCGTTACGCTTCTTTTCGCGGGCGCCCTCCTCCTGATGCTGTTTTACGAACCGCCCCCACTTCCTCAGGGCCAAACGGACCGGTTCAAGGAACTGATCAACATCTGCATCGGTGCGCTCGTCGCGGGCTTCTCGACCGTCATCAGTTACTGGCTCGGCTCCTCCCTGGGTTCGCGCGAAAAGGACACCAGCAACCAGCGCCTGCAGGCGGCGCAGTCCGCGCAGACGTCGCAGCAGATCGACATCGTCTCCCGCCAGGTCCGCGCCAGCGAGGAGGCACGGCAGCGACCGGCGGAGCCGACGGCGCCGCCGATCCCCAAGGGCGAAACGTTCGATTCCTGCCTGACGCTGGTGCTCGGCGCGGAGGGCGGCTTCGTCAACGACCCTCGCGACAGCGGCGGCGCGACGAAGTACGGCATAACCCAGGAAACGCTTACGGCCTGGCGGCGCAGTCGCGACCCCGGCGCGATCGTCAACGAGGAACACGTACGCCAGCTGAAGATAGAGGAAGCCAAGGAGATCTATCGCTCGCGCTACTGGAACGTGCTGCGCTGCGACGACCTGCCGAAAGGCGTCGACCTCCTGGTCTTCGATCTCGGCGTGAATGCCGGCCCCGCCCGTTCGGCGAAGATCCTGCAGGACGTCCTGGGCGTGGAGCAGGACGGGTCGATCGGGCCGGTGACGCTGAACGGGCTCAATACCTGCGCACCCGACAAGATCATCCGGGAATTCTCGGCCAAGCGGCTGGAGTTCTATCGGAGCCTCGAAGAAGACTTCAAGGTGTTCGGCGTCGGCTGGACCAACCGCACGAAGAGCATGCTCGACGCTGCACTGGCGATGGCGATGGCGGCCGCGCGGTGA
- a CDS encoding AbrB family transcriptional regulator produces the protein MRGLGRHVTSWSVLIAITVPVTALMLWLHAPAALMLGPLISGIVFASWGGKVNYPVPVFGVAQGIVGSMIAKMVPLSIVGDILSHWALFGVGVVSVVAASTLVGWLMTRWQTLPGTTALWGVSPGAASVMTYMAEAYGADMRMVAFMQYLRVVMVAVVAAAVARFFGAAPQHAPDAIVWFPEVAWLPLVETVALAGVGSWLARVFRIPAGAFLLPLVGGIVLTHLGLLRLELPTWLLAGCYALVGWNVGLRFTGALLIHVLHQLPGILLCIFAMLGLCGGVAAFMVFAADIDPLTAYLATSPGGADSIAIIAASTDVDVSFVMAMQTVRLLVVLFAAPLLTRLIAERIGGTRSG, from the coding sequence GTGAGGGGACTCGGCCGGCACGTCACATCGTGGTCCGTGCTGATCGCGATCACGGTGCCGGTCACCGCATTGATGCTCTGGTTGCATGCCCCGGCGGCGCTGATGCTGGGGCCGCTGATCTCGGGGATCGTCTTCGCCTCATGGGGCGGCAAGGTGAACTATCCCGTGCCCGTGTTCGGCGTGGCGCAGGGCATCGTCGGCAGTATGATCGCGAAGATGGTGCCGCTGTCGATCGTGGGCGACATCCTCAGCCATTGGGCGCTGTTCGGGGTCGGGGTCGTCTCCGTGGTGGCGGCGAGCACGCTGGTCGGCTGGCTGATGACCCGCTGGCAGACCCTGCCGGGCACGACGGCGCTGTGGGGCGTGAGCCCCGGCGCCGCCTCGGTGATGACCTACATGGCGGAAGCCTATGGCGCGGACATGCGCATGGTCGCCTTCATGCAATACCTGCGCGTCGTCATGGTCGCGGTCGTCGCGGCCGCAGTCGCCCGCTTTTTCGGCGCGGCGCCCCAGCACGCGCCCGACGCAATCGTGTGGTTTCCCGAGGTCGCCTGGCTGCCGCTCGTCGAGACCGTGGCGCTGGCCGGCGTAGGATCCTGGCTTGCCCGCGTGTTCCGCATTCCGGCGGGCGCCTTCCTGTTGCCGCTGGTCGGCGGCATCGTGCTCACGCATCTCGGCCTGCTGCGGCTCGAGCTGCCGACCTGGTTGCTGGCGGGCTGCTATGCGCTGGTCGGCTGGAACGTGGGGCTGCGCTTCACGGGCGCGCTGCTGATCCATGTGCTGCACCAGCTTCCCGGCATTCTCCTCTGCATCTTCGCGATGCTGGGGCTCTGTGGTGGCGTCGCGGCCTTCATGGTGTTCGCGGCCGACATCGACCCGCTCACCGCCTATCTCGCCACCAGCCCCGGCGGCGCGGACTCGATCGCCATCATCGCGGCGTCGACCGACGTCGACGTTTCCTTCGTGATGGCCATGCAGACCGTGCGGTTGCTGGTCGTGCTGTTCGCGGCACCTTTGTTGACCAGGCTCATCGCGGAGCGGATCGGCGGCACCCGCAGCGGCTGA
- the map gene encoding type I methionyl aminopeptidase: MTNQRDAVDDSADYWRRDERTIKLHGAEGFTGMRRAGRLAAETLDFITPHVQPGVTTEELNTLCHEFILDHKAIPAPLNYRGFPKSICTSINHVVCHGIPGDKRLQNGDIVNIDVTVILDGWYGDTSRMYFAGDVGVKARRLCDVTYEAMMRGIAAAKPGGHVGDIGHAIQTYVEAQRFSVVRDFSGHGLGRIFHDAPNILHYGKKGTGPVLKPGMFFTVEPMVNAGTWQVKILSDGWTAVTRDKQLSAQFEHSVGITETGVEFFTLSPKELSKPPYSIDETKTVQASTA, from the coding sequence ATGACAAATCAACGTGATGCCGTCGACGACAGCGCCGACTATTGGCGCCGTGACGAGCGCACCATCAAGCTGCATGGGGCCGAAGGCTTCACCGGCATGCGCCGCGCCGGCCGCCTGGCCGCCGAAACCCTCGACTTCATCACGCCCCACGTCCAGCCGGGCGTGACGACCGAGGAACTGAACACGCTCTGTCACGAGTTCATCCTCGATCACAAGGCGATCCCCGCCCCGCTCAATTATCGCGGCTTCCCCAAGTCGATCTGCACCTCGATCAACCATGTTGTCTGCCATGGTATTCCGGGAGACAAGCGGCTGCAGAACGGCGACATCGTCAACATCGACGTCACGGTCATCCTCGATGGCTGGTACGGCGACACCAGCCGCATGTATTTCGCGGGCGACGTCGGCGTGAAGGCGCGGCGCCTGTGCGACGTTACCTACGAGGCGATGATGCGCGGGATCGCAGCGGCCAAGCCCGGCGGTCATGTCGGCGACATCGGCCACGCCATCCAGACCTATGTCGAGGCGCAGCGCTTTTCGGTGGTGCGCGATTTCTCGGGCCACGGGCTCGGCCGCATCTTCCACGATGCGCCGAACATCCTGCACTACGGCAAGAAGGGCACCGGACCTGTGCTGAAGCCCGGCATGTTCTTCACCGTCGAGCCGATGGTGAATGCCGGCACCTGGCAGGTGAAGATCCTGAGCGACGGCTGGACCGCCGTGACCCGCGACAAGCAGCTCTCGGCGCAATTCGAGCATTCGGTCGGCATCACCGAGACCGGCGTCGAGTTCTTCACCTTGTCGCCTAAGGAACTCAGCAAGCCGCCCTACAGTATCGACGAGACGAAAACGGTGCAGGCGTCGACCGCCTGA
- a CDS encoding competence/damage-inducible protein A: protein MSDPAKIVTACILVIGNEILSGRTRDSNIQYLATELGKLGVRVMEARVIPDVEATVVATLNEVRARFDYVFTTGGIGPTHDDITADCIAKAFGVGISEHPEAVERMTKHYGDPALFTPARRRMARVPHGGVLVDNPVSVAPGFQMENVFTFAGIPKVAEAMFQSMKHRLVGGVPVVSRTVRTNLPEGIIAEPLGALQKRYEDVDIGSYPAFRNGKPSVSLVLRGTDDARLATAAVELMETIRGMNGEAEEFVT from the coding sequence ATGTCCGACCCGGCAAAAATCGTCACCGCCTGCATCCTCGTGATCGGCAACGAAATCCTGAGCGGTCGCACCCGCGATTCCAACATCCAGTACCTCGCCACCGAACTGGGAAAGCTCGGCGTCCGCGTCATGGAGGCGAGGGTCATACCCGACGTCGAAGCGACCGTGGTGGCGACGCTGAACGAGGTGCGCGCCAGGTTCGACTATGTCTTCACCACGGGCGGCATCGGGCCGACCCACGACGACATCACGGCGGACTGCATCGCCAAGGCCTTCGGGGTCGGCATCTCCGAGCATCCCGAGGCGGTTGAGCGCATGACGAAGCACTACGGCGACCCGGCCCTGTTCACCCCCGCCCGACGGCGCATGGCCAGGGTGCCGCATGGCGGCGTGCTGGTCGACAATCCGGTCTCGGTGGCGCCGGGCTTCCAGATGGAGAACGTCTTCACCTTCGCCGGCATTCCCAAGGTCGCGGAAGCGATGTTCCAGTCGATGAAGCACCGGCTGGTCGGGGGCGTCCCCGTCGTTTCGCGCACCGTGCGCACCAACCTGCCCGAGGGCATCATCGCCGAGCCGCTGGGCGCCCTGCAGAAGCGCTACGAGGATGTCGATATCGGCTCCTATCCGGCGTTCCGCAACGGCAAGCCCAGCGTCTCGCTGGTCCTGCGCGGCACGGATGATGCAAGGCTGGCCACGGCGGCGGTCGAACTGATGGAAACGATCCGCGGCATGAACGGCGAGGCCGAGGAGTTCGTGACCTGA
- a CDS encoding patatin-like phospholipase family protein yields MNLRDTRISRPPYLEIKMPAKPTFEFGLVMAGAISAGAYTAGVVDFLIEALDAWEEARRLPDYRGPQHRALLKVMSGASAGGMTSAIAGVALQSVVQPVRNVDAPPPAGYNRLYDAWVRRIDVSYLLQTGDLTAGTPVRSLLDCTELEKISQDALVTSPLPVGRAYVADPLPIYLTIANLRGVPYAFELFGEGAKPYGMFAHADHVAFAISRTGASLPAALPLDPGDMTAEGWKRLAQSALATGAFPIGLRSRVLGRRFADFDGRFTQKPRWPQPVPADPFDILCVDGGLMNNEPLELARKALTNDAFAEDGTEASEGVIMIDPFPNTASFDPNWVPRDGLIPVAGQMFSALINQARFKTEELDLASRPDVYNRYLIAPSRRSTTDGSTLEPAMASAILGGFGGFLSESFRRHDFQLGRRNCQAFLRTHFCLPESNALFETWPSADEREEWYVRDSGTDTLMTFKKEDPQRMLPIIPLMPQVAAEILPYAAPRGDAVDVEALGERLDARLKAVAANLIDTDLAPALGGAFVRWIVRQGFNWHVRAKLLAMMKEKVAKELRQLQ; encoded by the coding sequence ATGAATCTGCGCGATACGCGCATATCTCGCCCTCCATATTTGGAGATCAAAATGCCGGCAAAACCGACATTCGAGTTCGGTCTGGTCATGGCGGGGGCCATTTCGGCCGGGGCCTATACGGCCGGGGTGGTCGACTTCCTGATCGAGGCACTGGACGCCTGGGAAGAGGCGAGGCGGTTGCCGGACTATCGCGGCCCGCAGCACAGGGCGTTGCTCAAGGTGATGTCGGGCGCGTCGGCAGGCGGCATGACGTCCGCGATCGCCGGTGTCGCGCTTCAAAGCGTGGTGCAGCCGGTGAGAAACGTCGATGCCCCGCCGCCGGCCGGATACAATCGCCTTTACGACGCCTGGGTCCGGCGCATCGACGTGTCGTATCTGCTCCAGACCGGTGACCTGACGGCCGGAACGCCCGTGAGGTCGCTGCTCGACTGCACCGAGCTGGAGAAGATTTCGCAGGACGCCCTCGTCACCTCACCGTTGCCCGTCGGGCGTGCCTACGTGGCCGATCCGCTTCCGATCTATCTGACGATCGCCAATCTGCGCGGCGTGCCGTACGCATTCGAGTTGTTCGGCGAAGGGGCGAAGCCTTACGGCATGTTCGCGCATGCCGACCACGTGGCATTTGCCATCAGCCGGACGGGCGCGTCTCTTCCCGCCGCTCTTCCCCTCGATCCGGGCGACATGACGGCCGAGGGCTGGAAGAGACTGGCACAGTCGGCGCTTGCCACCGGGGCTTTCCCGATCGGGCTGCGGTCGCGAGTCCTGGGACGGCGTTTCGCGGATTTCGACGGACGATTCACGCAGAAACCCCGGTGGCCCCAGCCGGTGCCCGCAGACCCGTTCGACATACTCTGCGTCGACGGCGGGCTGATGAACAACGAACCGCTGGAACTGGCGCGGAAGGCCCTCACGAATGACGCCTTTGCGGAGGACGGCACGGAAGCCAGCGAGGGGGTGATCATGATCGATCCGTTCCCCAATACCGCGAGCTTCGACCCGAACTGGGTCCCGCGGGACGGGCTGATTCCCGTCGCCGGGCAGATGTTCTCTGCGCTCATCAACCAGGCCCGCTTCAAGACCGAGGAACTCGACCTGGCGTCGAGGCCAGACGTCTACAATCGCTACCTCATCGCCCCGTCGCGCCGCAGCACGACCGACGGTTCGACCCTCGAGCCTGCGATGGCATCTGCCATTCTGGGCGGCTTCGGCGGATTCCTGTCGGAATCCTTCCGGCGGCATGATTTCCAACTCGGCCGGCGCAACTGCCAGGCCTTTCTGCGAACCCACTTCTGCCTGCCCGAGAGCAACGCGTTGTTCGAGACGTGGCCCTCCGCCGACGAGCGCGAAGAATGGTATGTCCGCGACAGCGGCACCGACACGTTGATGACGTTCAAGAAGGAAGACCCGCAGCGCATGTTGCCGATCATCCCACTGATGCCGCAGGTCGCTGCCGAGATCCTGCCGTACGCGGCACCGAGAGGCGATGCCGTCGACGTCGAGGCGCTGGGCGAAAGATTGGATGCGCGGCTGAAGGCCGTGGCAGCCAATCTCATCGACACCGACCTTGCGCCCGCTCTCGGCGGCGCGTTCGTCCGCTGGATCGTTCGTCAGGGCTTCAATTGGCACGTCCGTGCCAAGCTGCTGGCCATGATGAAGGAAAAGGTCGCGAAAGAACTGCGCCAGTTGCAGTGA